Genomic DNA from Paenibacillus borealis:
GTTTAACGGGAGGCAGAGATAAAATGGCTAAGTACACTTGGGTCGAAAAAGATACATGCATCGCTTGTGGTGCTTGTGGCGCGACGGCCCCTGATATTTTTGATTACGATGATGAAGGTTTGGCAGAAGTGATCTACGATAACGACGGCAACCACGGTAATGTCGTGATTCCGGACGACTTGTTCGATGACCTGCAGGATTCCGCTGACGGATGTCCAACAGACTCCATTAAGATTGCGGATGCACCTTTCAACAAAGAAGGCTAAACCGGTCTTCAATTTATCAGTACCTAATGTAAGGATCAGATGTAGGGTGAAACTTATATCTGATCCTTACATTAATATAAAGGCATCTTCTGACCGTGATAAATGCGGCTTGAGATGTCTTTTTTTAATGCCCTGACCGATATAAAATATAACTAAATATTAAAACGAATCATAGACCCCCGGAGGCCAATGTGAAAAATTCGCAGCATCTTAAAGCATATGTGCAGATGCATCCTGATAATAAGATGGCATGGTACTTGCTCGGTAAGGAATATTATAAGAACGGCCAGCAGGGAAAAGCCAATTACTGCTTCAACCAGGCCGGCGAAGTGTATGAGGCATTTGAACACAGCAAGGTGCCGGCAGAAATGCTGAAGGAATATGAGGATGGGCTGCTGCAATCGTCCCGGGAACGCCAGGCAGGCAGGCTGAGAACGCGCCGTGTGCTGCTGGCCTTCATGCTGCTGCTGCTGTTGCTGATTCCGGCTGCAGTGGCTCCGGGACTCGGCCAGGAGCAGGAGAGCCCGGACGGACAGGCCGCGGAGGATACATCCGGTGCGCTGACTGAGCTGCTGGCGGCAGATGAAGACAAGACTCCGGCAGTTCAGCCGATTTTGTCCTTCACAGCTGCCGGAGCAGATGCTGTTGCCGGCGGTCAGGGGCTGGCGGATATTCTGCAGAACGCACAGACGCCTTCTGCCACGGCAATGCTAAGCATGGAGCGGTCGGGTAAGTGGCTGCTATGGAAGAAGAAGCTTCCGCTGGCGGCTACGCTCGCCAAAAGCGAAGATGGCCGTGTGGTGTACCAGTCCTATAATCCGGCTGTATGCGACTGCCAGCCGCCGGATCCGGCGGAAATCAAGAAGCAGGCGGGTCAGTGGCAGGAGAAGCAGGAGGAGCTTGCTGTACTCTGGAGTGCCATGCGGGCGTACAAGACGGGCAAGGGGGCCCTCCC
This window encodes:
- a CDS encoding ferredoxin gives rise to the protein MAKYTWVEKDTCIACGACGATAPDIFDYDDEGLAEVIYDNDGNHGNVVIPDDLFDDLQDSADGCPTDSIKIADAPFNKEG
- a CDS encoding L,D-transpeptidase — encoded protein: MAWYLLGKEYYKNGQQGKANYCFNQAGEVYEAFEHSKVPAEMLKEYEDGLLQSSRERQAGRLRTRRVLLAFMLLLLLLIPAAVAPGLGQEQESPDGQAAEDTSGALTELLAADEDKTPAVQPILSFTAAGADAVAGGQGLADILQNAQTPSATAMLSMERSGKWLLWKKKLPLAATLAKSEDGRVVYQSYNPAVCDCQPPDPAEIKKQAGQWQEKQEELAVLWSAMRAYKTGKGALPDSLQELVKPFPANWLGGITPLMKEEFAPLRGTASGLAAVPSPSPQPAVTPAAGSTGQDETSGGSLETGSGAGGAETPFFTAPLTIIVDKQKHRLAVTSGNIILRNYAVGLGGDNTPEGNFVIRDKVVNPNGRDNGEFGSRGMQLSDSNYAIHGTNEPDSIGKDESLGCIRMSRKDVEELFAMVPMGTKVQISKGVLPEELVLPEVRFPSDAPPNQTNPHKVYHWLN